In Halobacteriovorax sp. HLS, one DNA window encodes the following:
- a CDS encoding amino acid permease — MKALERRLGLSSVVAISISAMLGSGIFVLPSLAITQTGPSVWLAYLLASICILPASMSKSELATAMPTSGGTYVYLERTFGPLAGTVAGLGLWLSLLLKAAFALVGFGAYLTVLADLPLQPTALTFLVIITILNIFGVGKVSSILMVIVAIAISSLFVLGGAGLTQLDSSYMTPFLDHGFTGLMSATALVFVSFAGVTKVAAIAEEIKNPEKNLPRGILISLFLVTVIYCFVTFSMVGNVSKLDFVGNYKPLYTFAQNVGGESFAIFISVVGILTMISMANAGILASSRFPFAMGRDKLLPSAIGKLHKKFLTPVWSILLSSLVVALTILYMDVTKIAKLASGFMILIYVFENIAVIVLRETRVQWYKPEFKSPMYPVLQVLGIISGLGLLFGMGFIIVSAVLGISIPGVLLFIFYSKNRTTRRGVLGIRGKRTDIVVEEVESMTSYNFDSLQFSKDARAVVAIFGNEKSPETLIEMAAVMAEGENLEVAHFTEVPEQTDLKDLIEEPGQLRSLRRRIIAMSVEQNLPITFDPIVSHDLARSVFEISQRLHCKWLFKEWGGKKRGTFTIHNPVGWLRNHLQSNLAIFRDAGVRYIRKVLVVIDENCDFELVLGSADLYAVANKAELSLVKIVGLNVTNDEIAKEHEDLEKLCANTRSRSKYQTLQTDDKVESIIQYSAEYDLLVFGASEHSWWKDILGTDDDKLIAAASCSVISVQNAQRNSVTK, encoded by the coding sequence GTGAAAGCACTAGAAAGACGACTAGGATTAAGTTCAGTAGTAGCAATTAGTATTAGTGCCATGCTAGGTAGTGGTATTTTTGTGCTACCAAGTCTTGCTATTACGCAGACGGGACCATCTGTCTGGCTAGCTTACCTGCTCGCGTCAATATGTATTCTCCCTGCTTCAATGTCTAAATCAGAACTGGCTACGGCCATGCCAACTTCTGGCGGAACCTATGTTTATCTCGAAAGAACATTTGGACCCCTTGCTGGAACTGTTGCGGGGCTTGGACTTTGGCTATCACTATTACTAAAAGCGGCCTTTGCCTTAGTTGGCTTTGGTGCGTATTTGACAGTATTGGCCGACCTACCGCTACAGCCTACCGCTCTGACATTTTTAGTCATAATAACTATTTTAAATATCTTTGGAGTTGGAAAAGTTAGTAGCATTCTGATGGTTATAGTTGCTATTGCTATAAGTTCATTATTTGTTCTAGGTGGCGCAGGTTTAACACAACTAGACAGTAGCTATATGACTCCATTTCTAGATCATGGATTCACTGGGCTTATGTCTGCTACGGCACTTGTTTTTGTGTCATTTGCAGGTGTAACAAAGGTGGCCGCAATAGCCGAGGAAATAAAAAATCCTGAAAAGAATCTTCCAAGAGGAATACTCATTTCTCTTTTTCTAGTAACTGTTATTTACTGTTTTGTTACTTTTTCTATGGTGGGAAATGTTTCTAAATTAGACTTCGTAGGAAATTACAAACCTCTCTACACATTTGCTCAAAATGTTGGAGGAGAATCCTTTGCAATCTTTATCTCTGTAGTAGGTATTTTAACGATGATCTCCATGGCCAATGCAGGAATCCTCGCCTCTTCAAGATTTCCGTTTGCAATGGGTAGGGATAAACTTCTTCCAAGTGCAATTGGTAAACTTCATAAGAAATTCCTAACTCCTGTTTGGAGTATACTACTATCAAGCCTTGTTGTTGCTCTAACCATCCTTTATATGGATGTAACGAAGATTGCTAAATTAGCTTCTGGCTTTATGATTCTCATTTATGTTTTCGAGAATATTGCGGTTATCGTGCTAAGAGAAACGAGAGTACAGTGGTATAAACCGGAGTTTAAAAGCCCAATGTATCCTGTCTTACAAGTACTTGGTATCATCAGTGGACTTGGACTTCTCTTTGGAATGGGCTTCATCATTGTATCGGCAGTACTAGGTATTTCAATTCCAGGTGTTCTTCTGTTTATTTTTTACTCAAAAAATAGAACGACAAGAAGAGGTGTTTTAGGGATTCGTGGAAAGCGAACTGATATTGTTGTCGAAGAAGTTGAAAGTATGACCAGCTACAACTTTGATAGCTTGCAATTTAGTAAAGACGCCAGAGCTGTTGTTGCCATATTTGGGAATGAAAAAAGTCCTGAAACTTTAATAGAGATGGCAGCGGTTATGGCCGAAGGTGAAAACTTAGAAGTTGCCCACTTTACAGAAGTTCCTGAACAAACAGACCTTAAGGATCTTATTGAAGAACCTGGTCAGTTAAGATCTCTTCGTAGAAGAATTATTGCGATGTCCGTGGAGCAAAACCTCCCAATCACATTTGATCCAATTGTTAGTCACGACCTAGCTAGAAGTGTATTTGAAATAAGTCAAAGACTTCACTGTAAGTGGCTATTCAAAGAATGGGGTGGTAAAAAAAGAGGAACCTTCACTATTCATAACCCTGTAGGATGGCTTAGAAACCATCTTCAATCAAATCTAGCAATTTTTAGAGATGCAGGGGTTCGTTATATAAGAAAGGTCTTAGTCGTAATTGATGAAAATTGTGACTTCGAACTTGTTTTAGGATCTGCTGACCTTTACGCAGTTGCAAATAAAGCTGAACTTAGCTTAGTAAAGATTGTAGGACTGAATGTAACAAATGATGAAATAGCTAAAGAGCACGAAGATCTTGAAAAGCTGTGCGCAAATACTAGGTCTCGCTCTAAGTATCAAACATTACAAACTGACGATAAAGTTGAATCAATTATCCAATACTCAGCTGAATACGATCTACTTGTATTTGGAGCATCTGAACACTCATGGTGGAAAGATATCTTAGGAACAGATGATGATAAACTCATTGCGGCTGCTTCTTGTTCTGTTATTTCTGTTCAAAATGCCCAGAGAAACTCAGTTACGAAGTAG
- a CDS encoding polymer-forming cytoskeletal protein, with the protein MDNIISIEEQNFTLIGKSCKLNGNFTFSGATHLAGSLEGEIHVSDESLLTFEPSSSIKGKVHCFDLKIYGNVEGEIYSKGLVEVYPTGKLSGLINSKNLIVHPGAVLNFDGHTKGN; encoded by the coding sequence ATGGACAATATAATCTCAATAGAAGAACAGAATTTCACCCTCATTGGTAAGAGTTGTAAATTGAATGGTAATTTCACTTTTAGTGGCGCTACTCACCTAGCAGGCTCTCTAGAAGGAGAAATACATGTTAGCGACGAATCTCTACTGACTTTTGAACCAAGCTCTTCTATTAAGGGAAAGGTTCACTGCTTTGACTTAAAAATATATGGAAATGTTGAAGGAGAGATTTATTCAAAAGGTCTTGTTGAAGTCTATCCTACGGGGAAACTTTCTGGTCTTATAAATTCAAAGAACCTTATTGTTCACCCTGGTGCAGTCCTCAATTTTGACGGCCACACCAAAGGAAACTAA
- a CDS encoding murein L,D-transpeptidase family protein produces the protein MYKTSPLILITLLLSLSSFAEQYLPTSLLMLEKNFSHHVIVAEKSTHSLYLYSNENGLPALVKEYPMATGKKAGDKIFQGDHRTPEGIYFFTDFLTHQDLLDRHGKQGQIYGVGAFVMNYPNPIDQRAGKTGGGIWLHSTNDETRIDKGLDSRGCVVATNSNLIEISKFLELNRTPIIVVHNMQYLTKTAWLKERSKLNDTLEQWLTGWQNENTELYFNSYHKEQFFDKFRGNYEQFKQYKRAVFNNAGTPKVEIEDVSIFRVKDYAVISFQQIYTSNTINDIGRKTLYLKQDKYYEWKIVNETWTKSGIKNEEEAKVAFQPSMRFFKDNDPKSILGADFVKRVENN, from the coding sequence ATGTACAAAACTAGCCCATTAATCTTGATAACTCTTCTTTTAAGTCTTAGCTCATTTGCAGAGCAATACTTACCAACTTCGTTACTAATGCTAGAGAAAAATTTCTCTCACCATGTAATTGTAGCTGAAAAGTCGACTCACTCACTTTACTTATACAGTAACGAGAATGGACTACCTGCTCTTGTAAAAGAATATCCAATGGCAACAGGAAAGAAGGCCGGAGATAAAATTTTTCAAGGTGATCACAGAACACCAGAGGGTATTTACTTCTTTACTGACTTTCTTACTCATCAGGACCTACTTGATAGACATGGAAAGCAGGGACAAATTTATGGTGTAGGTGCATTTGTTATGAACTACCCTAACCCTATAGATCAACGTGCTGGAAAAACTGGTGGCGGAATTTGGCTTCACTCTACAAATGATGAAACAAGAATTGATAAAGGGCTTGACTCTCGTGGCTGTGTAGTAGCGACGAACTCAAACCTAATTGAGATCTCAAAGTTTCTTGAGCTAAATAGAACACCAATTATTGTTGTTCACAATATGCAATACCTAACAAAAACAGCTTGGCTCAAAGAAAGATCAAAACTCAACGACACTCTTGAGCAGTGGCTAACAGGTTGGCAAAACGAAAATACTGAGCTCTACTTCAACAGCTACCACAAAGAACAATTCTTTGATAAATTCCGTGGAAACTACGAGCAATTTAAGCAATACAAGAGAGCCGTTTTCAACAACGCGGGAACTCCTAAAGTAGAAATTGAAGATGTATCAATCTTTAGAGTTAAAGATTATGCAGTGATTAGTTTTCAACAAATTTATACTTCTAATACAATTAATGATATTGGTAGAAAAACTCTTTATCTAAAACAAGATAAGTACTATGAGTGGAAAATTGTAAATGAGACTTGGACTAAGTCTGGGATCAAGAACGAGGAAGAAGCGAAGGTTGCTTTTCAACCATCAATGAGATTTTTTAAGGATAATGATCCAAAATCAATCTTAGGGGCAGACTTTGTGAAAAGAGTAGAGAATAATTAA
- a CDS encoding response regulator transcription factor — translation MSRRLLVLDDDPDINTYVKKILVKEEYLVETTTNFNDFFECFKKNRPDICLVDLNLGDVNGAGFNILKAIRNKYGDEVKVIIISRRFSEEDIQHALTNGANDYITKPLDDVLLKSKVNSAFGDMFKESSALPFYAVAASSRDSFVRLPFKVMSLHEQFILIHSSQFIAKGNLVKAYGKLAKKISPDKDLSLTISEIQKNVELDGYNIKLTFNHEDEVLIKTVRKILLNII, via the coding sequence ATGAGCAGAAGACTCCTCGTTCTAGATGACGATCCAGATATCAACACATATGTAAAGAAGATCTTAGTCAAAGAAGAATATCTCGTTGAGACGACCACCAATTTCAATGACTTCTTTGAATGTTTTAAAAAGAATAGGCCCGATATTTGTCTAGTAGATCTCAATCTTGGTGATGTAAATGGAGCTGGGTTTAATATTTTAAAGGCCATTAGAAATAAATATGGAGACGAAGTAAAAGTTATTATTATTTCTAGAAGATTTTCTGAAGAAGATATTCAACATGCCCTAACAAACGGTGCGAATGATTATATAACTAAACCCTTAGATGATGTACTTTTAAAGTCTAAAGTCAATTCGGCCTTTGGTGATATGTTCAAAGAGAGTTCAGCTCTTCCTTTCTACGCTGTCGCTGCATCTAGTAGAGACTCTTTTGTCAGGCTCCCTTTTAAAGTCATGTCACTACATGAGCAATTTATATTAATTCACTCTAGCCAATTCATTGCGAAAGGGAATTTGGTAAAGGCATATGGAAAGCTTGCTAAAAAGATTTCACCAGACAAAGATTTATCTTTAACAATTAGCGAGATTCAAAAGAATGTTGAACTCGATGGTTATAATATAAAACTAACCTTCAATCATGAAGACGAAGTTCTCATAAAGACAGTTAGAAAAATACTACTCAACATCATTTAA
- a CDS encoding GGDEF domain-containing protein — protein sequence MNDELNGQHYKKLIEFIFECDQLEGLKKVYESLDQFWISEFLSSSINVFSVHKDSAEKRYCRQFWRAKSQVESLTTHDLNEIRGLIKTSPQLEQSWIEVVKSKDEYLYVFSCGESYDQFYYAGVKVSEKVQDKLLNYLVTYLNTTSLKFNKFSEADKLKSLVHVDDVTGLYNQRKFLKDIDNQISKYEEQGELFSVIFIDIDHFKSVNDGHGHLVGTQLLSDVATVLKRVVRETDLCYRYGGDEFVIVVPSCNGEDAKDVGLRILRGITREKFFVSEEKGMNGSHTFKLSVSVGVATFPKDAKTRVEIISIADKMMYKAKQSGRGQVCFAGEMFTEEG from the coding sequence TTGAATGATGAACTAAACGGACAACATTATAAGAAGTTGATTGAGTTTATTTTTGAATGTGATCAGCTTGAAGGCCTTAAAAAGGTGTACGAGTCACTAGACCAGTTTTGGATTAGTGAATTCTTATCATCTTCAATAAACGTATTCAGCGTTCATAAAGACTCTGCTGAAAAACGTTACTGCCGTCAATTTTGGAGAGCAAAGAGTCAAGTTGAGAGCTTAACAACTCATGACTTAAATGAGATACGTGGTCTGATTAAAACGTCTCCACAACTCGAACAATCTTGGATCGAGGTTGTTAAATCAAAAGATGAATATCTCTATGTGTTCTCCTGTGGGGAATCTTATGATCAGTTTTACTATGCTGGCGTAAAAGTTTCTGAAAAAGTTCAGGATAAACTTTTAAATTATCTAGTTACTTACTTGAATACAACTTCTCTTAAATTTAATAAATTTAGTGAGGCAGATAAGCTGAAATCTCTTGTCCATGTAGATGATGTAACTGGACTTTATAACCAAAGAAAATTCTTAAAAGATATAGATAATCAAATTAGTAAGTATGAAGAACAAGGGGAGCTTTTCTCTGTTATCTTCATTGATATAGATCACTTTAAAAGTGTTAATGATGGGCACGGTCATCTCGTAGGAACACAGCTTCTTTCAGATGTTGCAACTGTTCTAAAACGAGTCGTTAGAGAGACTGACTTATGTTACCGCTATGGTGGTGATGAATTTGTCATTGTTGTTCCTTCATGTAATGGCGAAGACGCTAAAGATGTAGGTCTAAGGATCTTAAGAGGTATTACAAGAGAGAAGTTCTTTGTCTCAGAAGAGAAGGGAATGAATGGCTCTCATACCTTTAAACTTTCCGTTTCGGTAGGTGTCGCTACTTTTCCTAAAGATGCTAAGACGAGAGTTGAGATCATCTCTATTGCCGATAAAATGATGTATAAAGCTAAGCAATCTGGACGTGGTCAAGTTTGTTTTGCGGGTGAAATGTTCACTGAGGAAGGGTAG
- a CDS encoding response regulator yields MNYSKKKHVLVIDDDADFTVLFSRLLQKLVQYNIVKAKDGMEGILKSRNQKFDYIFTDFHMPKVTGDDFINTVRRSNYNQDTPIILMSSSNIKLDEKEYSNIFFLQKPIQLTKLKLALSTSDKVKLTPRESIDIDFINSVVGHFKEILINVGNFKDITKTTTQKLECETSQHYDYYGCIIIHSEKFNGIITIAFPAETFEEYIIEYLDNTTIQSVEEIFEAFIQTLVTKTKKMLIDVGDPVQEINSVFGVGHTELLSSRESILEFYSTFESNKGQFYVQVSVWN; encoded by the coding sequence ATGAACTACTCTAAGAAAAAGCACGTTTTAGTTATAGATGACGATGCTGACTTCACAGTACTATTTAGTCGCCTACTTCAAAAACTTGTCCAATATAATATAGTCAAGGCCAAAGACGGAATGGAAGGAATTCTTAAGTCTCGCAACCAGAAGTTTGACTATATCTTCACTGATTTTCATATGCCTAAAGTTACTGGAGATGATTTCATCAACACAGTCAGAAGAAGTAATTATAATCAAGATACACCAATTATACTCATGAGTTCCTCAAATATAAAACTAGATGAAAAAGAGTATTCAAATATTTTCTTTCTTCAAAAACCGATTCAATTAACAAAATTAAAACTTGCCCTTAGCACATCAGACAAGGTGAAGCTAACTCCTAGAGAAAGTATCGATATTGATTTTATCAATAGCGTTGTTGGCCACTTTAAAGAAATTCTAATTAATGTTGGAAACTTCAAGGATATAACGAAGACAACGACCCAAAAGCTTGAATGTGAAACCAGCCAGCACTATGACTATTATGGTTGTATAATCATTCACTCTGAAAAGTTTAATGGAATCATAACTATTGCATTTCCGGCAGAAACATTTGAAGAATATATAATTGAGTATCTTGATAATACGACTATTCAAAGTGTTGAAGAAATATTTGAAGCATTCATTCAAACCTTAGTTACTAAGACTAAAAAGATGCTTATCGATGTCGGTGACCCAGTGCAAGAAATAAATAGCGTCTTTGGAGTTGGTCATACAGAATTACTAAGTTCACGAGAGTCTATCCTTGAGTTTTACAGTACTTTCGAAAGCAATAAAGGCCAATTCTATGTTCAAGTGAGTGTCTGGAACTAA
- a CDS encoding response regulator, translating to MDLDFLVIDDSMEMVKLLNSFIVSGNLGHGHSFENELKAMEFVGENCPDILIIDVNLNYINGFKLGELIRSMLKLEIPIIYISSNDLYLKDFYDADQRNTYFMNKPFDKETFKNVIEKMAGDPSKLNDVE from the coding sequence ATGGATTTAGATTTTTTAGTAATAGATGATTCAATGGAAATGGTTAAACTACTTAATAGCTTTATTGTGTCTGGAAATTTAGGTCATGGTCATTCTTTTGAAAATGAACTTAAAGCAATGGAATTCGTCGGAGAAAATTGTCCAGACATTCTAATTATAGATGTTAATTTAAACTATATTAATGGTTTTAAGCTTGGAGAACTCATTCGATCTATGCTTAAACTAGAGATTCCAATTATCTATATATCTTCCAATGACCTCTATCTTAAAGATTTTTATGATGCTGATCAGAGAAATACATACTTTATGAATAAGCCTTTTGATAAAGAGACATTTAAAAATGTCATTGAAAAGATGGCAGGAGACCCGTCTAAGTTAAATGATGTTGAGTAG
- a CDS encoding metallophosphoesterase → MLLLSISDLHLGKGRFLKNGQLNILEDFFEDQRFAEFCEFYSTEEFYTKEVHLVLNGDILNLIQIDFEGVFTHIVDSVHAISSLLSIIKGHPIFFDAIKNFLNAPNKKVSYVIGNHDAAMDFESAQELFNQRVDSKVNFCHELQTYGVHVEHGHRFEAINSVPKKKYYTLGPNGKKILNLPWGSLFCISVLPRLKKERPYLDKVRPMASYIKWCLVHDIGFFFKMSIIVIKYLIQTNFDTYLKDNRNFQTSLKILKQITIYPRYEKKAKAILKKDLGLHTIIMGHTHLQEWRRFPEGKYYFNTGTWNPIPSIDAGLHQDSTHLTYCMLDIHKETSSLREGSLNVWQGKWRPFKSEISTS, encoded by the coding sequence GTGTTACTTCTTTCAATTAGTGATCTGCATCTAGGTAAGGGGCGTTTTTTAAAAAATGGTCAGCTCAATATTCTAGAAGACTTTTTTGAAGATCAAAGATTTGCTGAGTTTTGTGAGTTTTACTCAACTGAGGAGTTCTACACTAAAGAAGTTCATCTTGTTCTCAATGGTGATATTTTAAATCTAATTCAAATTGATTTTGAAGGTGTCTTTACTCATATTGTGGACTCAGTTCACGCTATATCAAGTCTATTGTCTATTATTAAAGGTCATCCAATATTCTTTGATGCCATAAAGAACTTTCTAAATGCACCTAATAAGAAAGTTAGTTATGTTATTGGAAATCATGATGCGGCCATGGACTTTGAAAGTGCTCAAGAATTATTTAATCAAAGAGTCGATTCAAAAGTTAACTTCTGTCATGAGTTACAAACCTATGGTGTTCATGTTGAACATGGTCATCGTTTTGAGGCCATCAATTCTGTTCCAAAGAAGAAGTATTACACATTGGGTCCAAATGGAAAAAAGATTTTAAATCTACCTTGGGGAAGTTTATTTTGTATCTCTGTTTTACCTAGACTTAAAAAGGAGAGGCCTTACTTAGATAAGGTTCGACCGATGGCCTCTTATATTAAATGGTGTCTAGTGCATGATATTGGATTCTTTTTTAAGATGTCCATTATTGTTATCAAATACTTGATTCAAACTAATTTTGATACCTACTTGAAAGATAATAGAAATTTTCAAACATCTTTAAAGATTCTAAAACAAATTACAATTTATCCACGCTACGAAAAAAAAGCTAAGGCCATTTTAAAAAAGGACCTTGGACTTCATACTATAATAATGGGACATACACATTTACAGGAATGGAGAAGATTCCCTGAAGGGAAGTATTACTTTAACACTGGTACGTGGAATCCGATTCCTTCTATTGATGCCGGTCTTCATCAGGATTCAACTCACTTAACTTATTGTATGCTTGATATTCATAAAGAGACCTCTAGCTTAAGAGAAGGCTCTTTAAATGTTTGGCAAGGAAAGTGGAGACCATTTAAATCCGAAATCTCTACTTCGTAA
- a CDS encoding ankyrin repeat domain-containing protein encodes MGNILVVDDDLDIHALFKVEFKKSPHKLFFAKNAMEAVEALKSEYIGVVFLDIILGSNETSQSVVSKVKNVPVLLMSSYITDDYKENILQKNTSIVDCLKKPFKKGIMLEKATQYLASQGEDNTEQENSTTIKSTTQNMTDEATLVAGSGQDAEDSQLVKGHSEDEDNTVTKIEGVTDSIKEESTLVKGDGQNELKDELTIVSGESEEDDNFHQILQLENTQTCSPQELKYKNDIIYLTKKGPKSRTLDGYTRLMISVLLEKKIEVELALDEGEDLEDKCKGGYTSLHLAVLRENLEVVEFLIDKGAKVNARDNDGREPLFFAIQKNNVKMVELLIEKGAPINRRVKGRTYLILAAIKKNLEMFKIFESKGISKEIRDDNGFNVRHYLKKYKIENFLEK; translated from the coding sequence ATGGGAAATATACTCGTTGTCGATGACGACTTAGATATTCACGCTCTATTTAAAGTAGAGTTTAAAAAATCACCTCATAAGCTATTCTTTGCCAAAAATGCAATGGAAGCTGTGGAGGCGTTGAAGAGTGAATATATAGGTGTTGTATTTCTGGATATTATTCTTGGTTCAAACGAAACAAGTCAGTCTGTTGTTTCGAAAGTAAAAAATGTACCTGTCCTTTTGATGAGCTCTTACATAACAGATGACTATAAAGAAAATATTTTACAAAAAAATACTAGTATTGTTGATTGTTTAAAGAAACCATTTAAAAAAGGTATTATGCTAGAAAAAGCGACGCAATACTTGGCCTCTCAAGGTGAAGATAATACTGAACAAGAAAATAGCACAACGATTAAAAGTACTACCCAAAATATGACCGATGAAGCGACTCTTGTTGCAGGAAGTGGGCAGGACGCTGAGGACTCTCAGTTAGTTAAAGGTCATAGTGAAGATGAAGACAATACTGTTACAAAAATTGAAGGAGTAACAGACTCTATAAAAGAAGAGTCAACTTTAGTTAAAGGTGATGGACAAAACGAGCTAAAAGATGAGCTGACGATAGTTAGTGGTGAAAGTGAAGAAGATGACAACTTTCATCAGATTCTTCAGCTCGAGAATACTCAGACCTGTTCTCCTCAAGAATTAAAGTACAAGAATGATATTATTTACTTAACCAAAAAGGGACCAAAGTCTAGAACTTTAGATGGGTACACTAGGCTAATGATATCAGTCTTGTTGGAGAAGAAAATCGAAGTTGAACTTGCCTTAGATGAAGGTGAGGACTTAGAAGATAAGTGTAAGGGTGGTTATACGTCTCTACATTTAGCTGTTTTAAGAGAGAACTTAGAAGTCGTAGAGTTTCTAATTGATAAAGGGGCCAAGGTAAATGCTCGTGATAATGATGGAAGAGAGCCTCTTTTTTTTGCGATCCAAAAGAATAATGTAAAAATGGTTGAATTACTTATTGAAAAAGGAGCTCCCATAAATAGAAGAGTTAAAGGGAGAACATACCTTATTTTAGCAGCAATAAAAAAGAATTTAGAAATGTTTAAAATATTTGAAAGTAAAGGCATCTCAAAAGAGATTCGAGACGATAATGGCTTCAATGTACGACATTATTTGAAAAAATATAAGATAGAGAACTTCTTAGAAAAATAG
- a CDS encoding Hpt domain-containing protein, producing MAEFTVEIDQDLEDIVPGFLENRKKDIELLKQFSNEKNLSEIEKIGHKVSGSSGGYGFHDLGQIAKEIEKLAMANTETGINELIEKFEDYVNNVKINYVDMD from the coding sequence ATGGCAGAGTTTACTGTTGAAATTGATCAAGACCTGGAAGATATTGTCCCGGGCTTCTTAGAGAATAGAAAAAAAGACATTGAACTTCTAAAACAATTCTCTAATGAAAAGAATCTTTCTGAGATCGAAAAGATAGGACACAAAGTAAGCGGTAGTTCAGGTGGATATGGTTTTCATGATCTTGGTCAAATTGCAAAAGAAATTGAAAAGTTGGCCATGGCCAATACTGAAACAGGAATAAATGAATTAATAGAAAAATTTGAAGACTACGTAAACAACGTAAAGATTAATTATGTAGATATGGATTAG
- a CDS encoding two-component system response regulator, with amino-acid sequence MLNISKSILVVDDDQDMQTYIKKILSNLGYEILLSNNTEDAFAMVLDHCPHLILLDINLEDDYGFSLLEKMKQVNLIGKINVYMISSQTNKQSITLSKEYGVNGYLLKPLNNQTLINTAKASVKDHSFTPIDFSNEQEDIELDIPGEIIKLNEVSFTFRSKVKFTQKSKVEIESTFLKSLSIMPGHFTIYQQSRDIMPGLYDTVIQLLGLPEKTLQNIRKVQNKKV; translated from the coding sequence TTGCTTAATATATCAAAGAGTATCTTGGTCGTAGATGATGATCAGGATATGCAAACATACATTAAGAAGATACTGAGTAACTTAGGTTATGAGATTTTACTATCAAATAATACTGAGGATGCTTTTGCTATGGTGCTAGATCATTGCCCTCATTTAATATTGTTAGATATTAACCTTGAAGATGATTATGGTTTTAGCTTACTTGAAAAAATGAAACAAGTTAATCTTATTGGAAAGATTAATGTCTATATGATTTCATCTCAAACAAATAAGCAATCAATCACACTTTCTAAAGAATATGGTGTTAATGGTTACCTTTTGAAGCCACTAAATAATCAGACTTTGATCAATACAGCAAAAGCAAGTGTTAAAGATCACTCCTTTACTCCTATTGATTTCAGTAATGAACAAGAAGATATTGAATTAGATATTCCGGGAGAGATTATCAAATTAAATGAGGTTTCATTTACATTTAGATCTAAAGTTAAATTTACGCAAAAAAGTAAAGTAGAAATAGAAAGTACTTTTCTAAAATCTTTATCCATAATGCCCGGGCATTTTACAATTTATCAACAATCTAGAGATATTATGCCAGGCCTGTACGACACAGTGATACAACTTCTTGGCCTACCAGAGAAGACCTTACAAAATATTAGAAAAGTCCAGAATAAGAAGGTTTAA